The window GCTACCTGCTCTTCCTCTCGCGGCTCACCGACGCGAAGGGCGTCGACGACCTGATCGCGGGCTTCGAGCGCAGCGAGGTCGGACGCACGACCGAACTGCCCCTGATGATCGCGGGCCGGGGGCCCCAGGCCGAGGCCCTGCAGGAGCTGGCGGCCGCCTCGCCGCTGGCCCACCGCATCCGCTTTCTCGACGACGTGGGCGATGCCGAGAAGCCGTACCTGATGGCCGGATGCGCGGCCTTCGTGCTCCCGTCGAAGCCCCGCCCCGAGTTCGTCGAGACCTTCGGCATCGCTCTGGCCGAGAAGATGCTCGCGGGCGGTGGCCCCGTGATCACGACCCTCACCGGAGGCATCGGCGAGGCCATCGGCGACCACGCCATCGTGGTGCCGGTGAACGACCCGGACGCGGTGGCCGCCGCCATCGACCGCGCCGTGCTGCACACGACCCCCGACCAGCGGCGGCAATGGGCCGACGAGGCCCGTGCCTACGCGCTCCAGTTCGACCGCCACGCGGTCTTCGACAAGCTCTTCGCCCGCTTCCCCCGCCCCGAACAGGTCCCGGCCACCTAAATCGAGCCGCCTCCGGCGTGCGGGGCTGAGTCGCGGGAAAGGGCTGCCGAACGGGCTGAGTCGCGCCGAAATGCAGCACTTCGGCGCGACTCAGCGGGGCCCGCCGCGGGGCGGGCTACGCCTCGGGGCGGACGACCGTGGTTTCGAGGGGGATCTCCTTGACGAAGCAGAGGAGGAGGGCCGCCACGAGCATCAGCGGCACCAGGTAGAGGTACACGGGGCTGAGCGCGTTCGAGTACGCCTCGACGATGATCGTGTGCACCTCGGGCGGCAGCGCGTTGATGGCGGCCGGGGTGAGGGCGTTGGTGTCGGTCGGCAGGGCGCCGCCTCCGCCGCCGAGCTGAGCCGCCGAGGAGGCGAGCTGGTCGGTCAGGCGGGCGACGAAGAGCGAGCCGACGACGGCGGAACCGAGCGAGGCGCCGATCTCGCGGAAGAAGTTGTTGCCCGCGGTGGCCGTTCCGACCATCGAGTGCGGCACCGAGTTCTGCACGATCAGCACGAGCACCTGCATCGCGAGTCCGATGCCGAGGCCGAGGATCGCGAGGTACACCAGCACCAGGCCGAGCGGGGTGTCGGCGCGCATGGTCGAGAACAGCACCAGGGCGCCGGCGACGACGAGGGAGCCCACGATGGGCATCCACTTGTAGCGGCCCGTCCTGGAGATCAGGAAGCCGCCGCCGATGCCGGTGACGAGGAGGCCCGCGAGCATCGGCAGGAGCATGAAGCCCGAGACGGTCGCGTTGACGTTGTTCACGATCTGCAGGAACGTCGGCATGTAGCCGATGGCGCCGAACATCGAGATGCCGATCGCGAGGCCGCCGAGGGTGGTGAGGGTGAAGTTGCGGTTGGCGAACAGCGACATCGGGATGACCGGCTCGGAGCTCCTCCGCTCGATCAGCACGAAGGCGACCGCCGCGACGACAGTCGCGATGATCAGGCCGATGATCTCGGGGGAGTTCCATTCGTACTCGGTGCCGCCCCAGGACGCGGTGAGCACCAGCGCCGACGCGGCGATCGCGAGGGTGATCATCCCGGCGACGTCGATCTTCGGGCGGGCGGCGCGGTTCAGCTTCGGCAGCTTGATCAGCGCCACGGCGGCGACGATGGCGGCGATGCCGAGGGGCACGTTGATCCAGAAGGCGTAGCGCCAGCTGAGGGTGTCGGTGAACAGGCCGCCGAGGAGGGGGCCGGCGACCGAGGAGAGGCCGAAGACGGCGCCGATGAAGCCCATGTACTTGCCGCGGTCGCGGGCGGGGATGACGTCGGCGATGATCGCCTGCGAGAGGATCATCAATCCGCCGCCACCGAGGCCCTGGATGAACCGGCCGGCGATCAGCCACTCCATCGACATGGCGAAACCGCCGATCGCGGAGCCGAAGACGAAGATGCTGAGCGCGATGACGAAGAGCGACTTGCGGCCGATCAGGTCGCCGACCTTGCCGTAGACCGGCATCACGATGGTCGAGGCGAGGATGTACGCGGTCGCCACCCAGAGCATGTGGTTGACGCCGTCGAGCTCGCCGACGATGGTCGGCAGCGCGGTGCCCAGGATGGTCTGGTCGAGCGCCGAGAGCAGCATGGCGACGAGCAGCGCGGCGAAGATCAGGTTGACGCGGCGCTTGGTGAGGCCGGTGGACTCGGCCGGGTCGGGGGCGGAGGTTCCGGAGGCGGAGACGGCGGCGCCGTTCACGTCGGGGTTGGCGGTCATGGGTTCCTCGGGGTCGTGTGGCTCGTGAGAGCGGGTCGGGCAGGGCGGGAGTCGAGCGCGGTGGGGCGATGGGGCGAGGGCGGTGGAGCGCGGCGGAGCGGTGGATCGCGGGGCGGGGCGAACGAGGTGGGGCGGTGGAGCGAGGTGAGGCGGTGGAGCGCGGGGCGGGGCGAACGAGGTGGGGCGGTGGAGCGAGGTGGGGCGGCGGAGCGCGGTGGGGCGGTGGGGCGAGGGCGGAGGTTGAGCGCGGGGGGCCGGGTCAGGCGTCGCGGGCGACCGCGCGCAGGGTGCGGAAGGCGATGGTTATGTGGTCGGCGACGGGGGCGCCCGAGCCGGAGTCGCGGCTCCAGCGCTGCATTGCGAGCCGGAGCACCGCGCCCATCAGCGTGACCACGGCCCACGCGCGGTCGTCGCGCTCGCCGGGCGCCACGACGCCCTCCTCGTCGAGCAGCCGGCGGGTGACCGCGACGAGCTCGGCCTCGATGTCGCCCATGGTCTGGAAGTCGCGGGCGAGCAGGTGCGGGTTCTCGAGCAGCACGTGCCGCTTCTTGGCCTGGAAGTCGGTCGTGCCGAGCTCGATCGAGCCGAGCTCCTGCACCACGCCGTCGAGCAGCGTCTCGACGATCGAGCGGCCGGGCCGCTGCGTCAGCTCGAGGAACTGCGAGCGGGGAAAGGCGCGCGAGACGCCGAGCACCGCGTCCTCCTTGCTCGCGTAATAGTTGAAGAAGGTGCGGCTGGTGACGTCGGCCCGGGCGCTGATGGCCTCGATCGTCGCCTCGCCGAGCGACTGCTCGGCGGCCAGCTCGACCGCCGCCACCTCGATGGCCCGCGCGGTCTCGCGCTTCTTGCGCTCGCGCAGCCCGGGCGGAGCCGACGGGGATTCGATCGTCATGGGGCAATGCTTGCACACGGTAAAACTTTTCGCAATGCGAAAGAAAGCGACCGACCGGGTGTCGCCGTACTGTCGAGGGAATGGATGCGTGCTCCCGCCTGTGCTCACTGGTCGCGGCGATCGACGAGGGGGCCCCGGCGCGCTGGTCGACGCGCCGCTTCCTCGTGGAGGTCGGTCGCGCGGGCGCCGGGGTGCGTCTCGGTCCGCTCTGGATGCTCGACGCGGCGACCGGGGGTCGCAACGTCATCCGGGGCCGCGGCTTCGCCCCGGAGTACGACGACGCCACTCGCGGGCAGGCCCGGCACTTCGCGGGGATCGTGGCGGTGGCCGCGCGGGTAGGGCCCCGGGCGGCGCGCTGGGCGAGCATCCGGATCGGTGGTGACCGACCTGACACCGCTGACGGGCACCTGACGGATGCGGCGGTCGAGTTCACCCGCCTGCTGCGGTCGGGTGCGCTCCCGCGCTCCGAGGCGGCGGACTGGCTGCGCGAGCGGCTCTGCGCCTGAGGCGGACGCGGCGCGGCGGACCGGCTGCGCGAGCGGCTCTGCGCCCGGGCCCCCGAGCGATTAAGCTGAGGTCGAGGAGGCGCACCATGGCACGGCGGCGAGCGAAGAGACCTCGCTGGCTGGCGAGCGGTGCGCCGATCGCGCCACCGGAGCCGCTGTCGGCCGACGAGATCGACGCGGCCATCGCCGACGGGCTGCTGATCGCCCGGTTCTCGGCCGTGCTGGCGCTGAAGAACCGGCTGATCGTGTCGGCGCTCCGCGACGACGAGTCGTTCGACCGCGCGCGGGCGGCCGAGGCGGCGCGCGAGGTGCTGCAGGAGCTCGCCGAGGAGCAGGAGAACAACCTCGACCACGCCCTCGAGGTGATCGAGGAGGCGCAGAGCGACCGCGGGGTCGCCCGGCACCAGCACGACTACAAGGCGCGCGACCTCGAGCTGCTGTCGGCGAGGCGTCGGGTGTACCGCGACGTGGCCGAC of the Herbiconiux flava genome contains:
- a CDS encoding TetR/AcrR family transcriptional regulator, translated to MTIESPSAPPGLRERKKRETARAIEVAAVELAAEQSLGEATIEAISARADVTSRTFFNYYASKEDAVLGVSRAFPRSQFLELTQRPGRSIVETLLDGVVQELGSIELGTTDFQAKKRHVLLENPHLLARDFQTMGDIEAELVAVTRRLLDEEGVVAPGERDDRAWAVVTLMGAVLRLAMQRWSRDSGSGAPVADHITIAFRTLRAVARDA
- a CDS encoding MDR family MFS transporter — its product is MTANPDVNGAAVSASGTSAPDPAESTGLTKRRVNLIFAALLVAMLLSALDQTILGTALPTIVGELDGVNHMLWVATAYILASTIVMPVYGKVGDLIGRKSLFVIALSIFVFGSAIGGFAMSMEWLIAGRFIQGLGGGGLMILSQAIIADVIPARDRGKYMGFIGAVFGLSSVAGPLLGGLFTDTLSWRYAFWINVPLGIAAIVAAVALIKLPKLNRAARPKIDVAGMITLAIAASALVLTASWGGTEYEWNSPEIIGLIIATVVAAVAFVLIERRSSEPVIPMSLFANRNFTLTTLGGLAIGISMFGAIGYMPTFLQIVNNVNATVSGFMLLPMLAGLLVTGIGGGFLISRTGRYKWMPIVGSLVVAGALVLFSTMRADTPLGLVLVYLAILGLGIGLAMQVLVLIVQNSVPHSMVGTATAGNNFFREIGASLGSAVVGSLFVARLTDQLASSAAQLGGGGGALPTDTNALTPAAINALPPEVHTIIVEAYSNALSPVYLYLVPLMLVAALLLCFVKEIPLETTVVRPEA